In Terriglobales bacterium, the sequence GAGCACGGATCGCATTGAGGATGTACGCGCGGCGGCGCTGCTGCACGATATCGGCAAGCTGGATGTAAGCCGCGAAATTCTCTACAAGGCAGCGCGCCTGACCCAGGAAGAATATGATTCGATGCGCAAGCACGTGGAGATCGGAGTTGGACTGCTCTCGCCTGTAGGCGGATCGCTGCGCCGCATTCTGCCCATCATTCTCGCCCATCATGACCGCTACGATGGCAGCGGCTACTATCCCAACAAAGGGGAAGAGATTCCGCTGGAAGCGCGAATTCTTGCCGTGGCTGATGTCTATGATTCCATGACCAGCGACCGTCCCTATCGCAAGGCCATGTCGCCCTTCGACGCCAAGGAAGTGATTCTGAAAGGCTCGGGTACGGACTTCGATCCGCACGTAGTAGCAGTCTTCATCGCCGCTTTCAATGACCGCAAGATGGAAGTACCGGAAGTGATCATCTAGTCAAGTTGGAAGTTTGATCTCCGAAGTTTGAAGTATTAATCAGTGCGTGGGCCCCTCCCTTCGAAATCCTTAGGGTCTACAAAATGGGAGCCAATGCGCCCCGTACTTACATAGGTACGCGGGGGGCGGAGTGGTGCCTGGGTTATGAGCCAGCTCAGATAGAATCAGGTTCGTTCCGAACCCCGCAAAAGCGCGTACAGATCGTTCCATAGCTGCGGGAGATCTCTACTCGATGAGTCCGGATCTATGGATGTGATGGCCTTAGGCGCGCCTCAGTCGAAGGAAGCCGAGTTGTCGGAGCAGCCTGGTCCGCAAATCCAGAGCTCTTCTCGCACAAAACTGGCATGGGTCTTCTGGACATTGCTGTTTGTCTATAGCCTCACCTGGGCCGGCCACTACACTTCCGGAGACGGAGCGCAGAAGGTCCAGTGGGCAAGACAAATACTCGCGGGCGGGCCCTACCTCACGGACGTTGTAACCGGACATCCGCCCAAATATGGAGTGGGACATACGATTCTGGCGCTTCCGCCGTTGCTGCTCTCGAAAATTTTGCTGGCTGCAAGGGGTCTTCACTCTGAGGCTGCTCTTTATACGTTCCTGTTTGTGGTGAATGGCGCGTTCTTGCTGTATCTGATCGCACGCTATCTCTCGCTGCAGTATTCACCCAGGCAAACCTGGGCGGCAGTACTGATCGTCGGGCTGGCGACGAGCTGGTGGCCCTATACGAAGTTGGACTTCACGGAAGTTTTCGTCCTTACATTTTTCTTTGCTGGATTTCTTCTTTTGAAGTCGGAATACAACATTCTGGGATTCAGTTGTGCCGGTTTTGCGATTCTGTTGCGAACCGATTCGATCGTTTTGTTCGCGCTTCTCCTGATATGGCAGATCCGTCGCCAACGCCCAAAAAGAGCGGTACTGGAAGCCCTGGCAGGAGTGCTTCCCATTGCGATTGTGTACGTGACCGTGAACCTGCTTCGGTATGGCAGCATTCTTGACCACGGATATCCTGGCGAATCGTTCTCCAATCCTTTGCTGATCGGGCTCTACGGAATTCTGTTCTCGTCGGGCAAGAGTGTGTTCCTGTTTTCTCCGGCCCTGCTGCTCGGATTTCTGGGCTGGAAAAAATTTCGCCGAATATTGCCGCTGGATGCAGATTTGTTCCTGGAAGTGTTTCTCTGCGAGCTGCTGATCTACTCGAAGTGGTGGGATTGGTCGGGCGACGATTCCTGGGGTGTCCGCTACATGATTCCCGGCGTCATCCTCATGACCATACCGTGCGTAGAAATGCTGGAGAGACGAGTTTTGACCGCATCGGTGGTCTTAATTGGATTGTGTATTCAGATTCCAGCCGTGCTGGTGTCAGGTCTGGAGTACGTAGTTGCTGTCCACGACTTCACGCTTAAACGTAAGGCGATGTATGTGGAAGGCTGGAACCGAATCGATGTCGACGACGTTCGATTTAATCCCAGGTATTCGCAGATTGTGGGAAACTATGAACTGCTCCGTCTGAAAGTGGGGAAAGCGAGAATATCAGGGTTTTCCGAAACGGAGGAGCAAACCGGCACACCTCTCGAGCAGTCATTGCGAGAAAAAAAGATACCTCAGACCGGAACCTGCAGTCTGGATCTGATCTGGTGCGGAATACACCGGCAGAAAGGCTCGAATCAACAATCTGTCCCGGGAAATTAAGACTGAACCAGAAAGCGTACACTCTGAGAAGCAATCGGTTTTGAAAGGGCGCGGCTTCAGCCGCGCCGTCCAGAGCCGCGTAAATTCTGGGCTTTAGCCCCAGAGGGAAAAAGACGTTTGCCCCCTCGGTTCATTATGAGATAGCTTCTGACTGCTCGCATCCTGCATGACCATCCTTCTCTTTACCGCCCTGGTCTGGATTGGCGCAGTGATCGCCGGATTTCTGGGTGCGCTCACAGGACTGGGGGGTGGGGTAGTGGTGGTACCGCTGCTGACGATTCTGCTCCACGTGGATATCCGTTACGCGATCGGCGCCTCGCTGGTATCGGTGATCGCGACCTCCTCGGGGGCGGCCGCCGCCTACGTGAGGGAAGGGTTTTCGAACATCCGCATCGGCATGTTCCTGGAAGTGGCAACCACTTTCGGCGCGCTGCTGGGAGCTTACATAGCCGCGATAGCGCCAACCAAGGCGATCGCCATCGTGTTCGGACTTGTGCTGTTGCTGTCCGCTTTTCTCTCTGCCAGGGAGAAACATGGTTCTCGGCTCGTCAAGCCTCCAGATCCGTTGGCTACGCGCTTGCGCATGAATGGCAGCTTTCCTGCGACAGGTGGCCTTGAGCACTACAACGTCTACAACGTGCCCGGAGGGTTCAGCCTGATGTTTGCGGCTGGCACCTTGTCGGGTCTGCTGGGAATCGGGTCGGGCGCGGTGAAGGTCCTGGCCATGGACCAGGCGATGAAGATCCCCTTCAAGGTTTCGACGACCACCAGCAACTTCATGATTGGTGTTACCGCCGCTGCCAGTGCCGGTTTATATCTGAGCCGAGGCTGGATCGATCCCGGGCTGGCGATGCCGGTCATGCTTGGAGTTCTGACGGGTTCGATCATCGGCGCACGCGTGCTTGTAGGAGCGCGGGTGAAGGTTTTGCGGTATTTGTTCAGTGCCGTTATCGTGGCACTTGGGCTGGAGATGATCTACAACGCGCTCAGAGGAAGACTATGACGGATCAACGAGCTGCCTGGAGCGATGAAAAGACGGAACAGATTATTGGCAATCTCCTGCGCTTCGGGGTGATGACCGCCGCCGGCGTCGTGCTCGGCGGAGGCATTCTTTATCTGGTTCGCCATGGCGGCGAGCACGTTAACTACCGAGTGTTCCGTGGCGAGCCGGAGAATTTTCGCAGCTTGCCCGGCATAGTTTCCTCGGCGCTATCGCTGCACGCCCGGGGAATTATCCAGTTTGGCTTGTTGCTGCTGATTGCCACCCCCGTCGCGCGCGTGTTGTTCTCCGCGTTTGCTTTCGTATTGGAGCGCGATTGGCTCTACGTAGTCGTTACCCTGATTGTGTTCGCCGTTCTGGTCTTTAGTCTGATGGGTGGGAAGGTCTGATCGAGCTGCGTTGTGCGCGTGAGGACTGTGTCGTGTCCGCCTGCACTCGCGACCTTCTTTCACTTTACTTCGGGCATGTCAATTGAGAATGAGCCGAAGGTAACTTGGCCCCTGCGGCCGTGCGAACTAGCATTACCCCCTATGGTCGCCTTTCAGGCGACTGCTTTCGATTTCCCTCGGACTTGCACTCCTTACTGTCGCCATGCCTTTGGCGGTGAGACCTCCCAATACCAACTTGTCAATCCGAGGGAGCGTGGTGCTTGGAGCCGCATGGGTTGCAATCCTTGCATACGCTTTTGTCAGGTTCAAAAAGCGCGGTTGCTGGTTTCTGCTCGGCACACCTCTGATTGGGTTCTGGTTTTTCGTCCTGTTTTTGATTGCTTGGGGCTGTGCCCACAATCCAAGGGCTTGTCCCTAATGAGTGCAATGGGAATTTGTCGCCAACTATTCGCGTAATACGATGCGCGGGATGGGACAACCCGTGGACGGTGGACAACAAAGCCCTGCCCGGCTTCGCAGAATCGGATTTAAGGTGCGGGTTATGAGCCGCTACGGATCGTTCGCGCTCCCCCCGGCGCCTAGGGCGATTTTCGCGCGCAAACCTGCGTAGCCGGGGGAGTTGCCTGAACGAGGTAAGATGGCGAAGTGATTACCATCCTGATTGCCGTGCTCGTGCTCATCGGCCTCATCACGCTTATCCGCGCCGCGTTTGAAAAGTAGTTGCTCTTCGGCCGGGTAGCAAGGGAGCACAATCGCGGGCAAGAGTCTCTACGCCACTCGGTTTGAAAATCGGCTGATCCCGATTACCTGGTGCGAAATCACTTCGTGATCACCACCGGCTTGGGTTGGTCATAGGGTTCGACGACCACCGCCAGCGACTTTCGTTTCTCGAAGTCGTCTTTGCTCACAGGAAAACTGACTATGATGGTTCCTTTCGCCTTTCCTCCAGGCGCAATCTTGGTTTCCGGCACCAGCGGCGGCAGCGCGTTGTATTTCAGCTCAGGGAACGCCTGAAAATAACGGTCAAAATCAACCGCAGAAGCAGCATCGTCGCTCCACTCACCCTTATCCGTCGTCAGCCTGGCTTTGAGGTTGTGTACCCAGAAGGATTTCTGGGTAGGGTTGTCGAGGGAAACATTGATTGCCACCATCACGCTATTCTCAGGGACGCTGACTGCGGTCACATCTGTGAGTTGACCCTCAGCACCTGGCTTAGCCCGAGTTGTCCAGGAGACCGCCAGCAAAACGATGCCCACGGCAACAACAGCGATGACCAGGATTTGCAGCGGCGGCATGGTCCAGCGGGCTCGGTCAAACTCCTCCGTCAGCGGGACATGAGCGGGATCGATGGGTTCTTCCGGCGCTCGCTCTAGCTTCTTCGTCAGCTTCTTCAGCTGCACTCTCTTGAGCTGCACCTTTTTTAGGATTACACGCCGCTTGGGAGCCTGCTCTGAAGGGGATGGCTGAGACTCTTCGTTCATGTTGCCTCCTTTATTCCCAACCTCCGCCAGCAGAGGGCGAGAGGGTGGGGCACCCGAGCTCATATTCAAGCCGCCAGGTTTTGGTCCCACTCTTTCTTCATGGCCCGGGCGAATCGGTCCACCGGCAAGGTATTCAACACCTCGGCTTTGGTGAGCCAGCCGCGGCGAGCCTGCAGCACACCATAGCGAATCTTCTCCATATGCGACGTGTGGTGGGAATCGGTATTAATCACGGTTTTAACGCCACGCTCTTTCGCCATACGAAGATGCCGATCGTTGAGATCGAGGCGGTCGGGATAGGCATTAAGCTCCATCGCAACCCGGTTTTTCGCCGCCGCTGCCATCACCGCTTCCATGTCGTAGGGATAAGCGTCGCGCCGCAACAACAGACGCCCGGTTGGATGGCCGAGAATGGAAACATGCGGGTTGGCCAGGGCTTTCAGCAGACGATCTGTCATTTCCTGCGGCCCTTGATTGAAGTGTGAGTGCACACTGGCGATCACCAGATCCATCTGTTCCAACACAAAGTCGGACAGATCCAGCGACCCATCCGCCAGAATGTCCACCTCAACTCCAGCAAATACTTTGATGCCCTCAATCTGCTGATCTGCGGTACGAATTCTGCGGATATGCTCGAGCGCTCGTTCGTCATCCAGGCCGTTGGCGAAGGCCAGATTCTGAGAATGATCCGTGATGGCCATGTACTTGTAACCGCGGGCGCGTGCGGCCTCGACCATTTCTTCGATCGTGTTGCGCCCGTCGGTTTCGACGGTGTGCATGTGAACGTCGCCAAGCAGGTCCTGCTCCGTGATCAACGTCGGCAGCGTCCCGGATTCGGCCGCTTCAATCTCGCCCTGGTTTTCGCGCAGCTCGGGCGGG encodes:
- a CDS encoding sulfite exporter TauE/SafE family protein, whose amino-acid sequence is MTILLFTALVWIGAVIAGFLGALTGLGGGVVVVPLLTILLHVDIRYAIGASLVSVIATSSGAAAAYVREGFSNIRIGMFLEVATTFGALLGAYIAAIAPTKAIAIVFGLVLLLSAFLSAREKHGSRLVKPPDPLATRLRMNGSFPATGGLEHYNVYNVPGGFSLMFAAGTLSGLLGIGSGAVKVLAMDQAMKIPFKVSTTTSNFMIGVTAAASAGLYLSRGWIDPGLAMPVMLGVLTGSIIGARVLVGARVKVLRYLFSAVIVALGLEMIYNALRGRL
- a CDS encoding DUF1634 domain-containing protein translates to MTDQRAAWSDEKTEQIIGNLLRFGVMTAAGVVLGGGILYLVRHGGEHVNYRVFRGEPENFRSLPGIVSSALSLHARGIIQFGLLLLIATPVARVLFSAFAFVLERDWLYVVVTLIVFAVLVFSLMGGKV